Proteins encoded in a region of the Candidatus Nitrospira nitrificans genome:
- a CDS encoding caspase family protein has translation MTSKRHFRKKSLARGLLRLLLRGVHVFGLFLVVALSTAEAQLGKPEGLYYKSWAIIIGIENYVLAPPIPGAISDAKQVAEAFRRLGFDEVVEFYDKDASLRRLHQLFNDMLPRKVGRMDRLVVFYAGHAGYMQDLDGYERGYLVPFDAQVNNATKSITVEHLKEFTRRSASKHTLLILDAPVFGWETTEPPGFSAEGRLAPESDTERRAVQVISAAGKGEAAVRVEKSSRFVQTLLIGLSGVADLDGNGWLMASELGTYVVRQVEAVSNGTQHPVSLRIDGDGDTALVEGRRSAFTLGAGPQTPSERQREAKAQYERAFALLQEGKSADEALERLDRAIGYDPAYGNAYVLKSYIRLEIVPNLDEALAAGLLAVKHASENPDSFYTLGLVHEKRGEFAEAEAALRQALRVNNAYQDVYFTLGTLYADHLNDQAKSVEAFRRYLELGGTHARARATVSQADRTPAP, from the coding sequence ATGACCAGCAAACGACATTTTAGGAAGAAAAGCCTGGCGCGTGGGCTTTTGAGGCTGCTCTTACGGGGCGTTCATGTGTTTGGACTGTTCTTGGTCGTTGCCCTGTCGACTGCTGAGGCTCAATTGGGAAAGCCGGAAGGTCTATACTACAAGTCCTGGGCGATCATTATCGGGATTGAAAACTACGTCTTGGCTCCTCCCATCCCGGGAGCGATCAGCGATGCCAAGCAGGTGGCCGAGGCATTTCGACGATTAGGGTTCGACGAGGTGGTCGAGTTCTACGACAAGGATGCAAGCTTGCGACGTCTCCACCAGTTGTTCAACGACATGTTGCCGAGAAAAGTCGGGCGCATGGACCGGCTCGTTGTGTTCTACGCGGGCCATGCGGGGTATATGCAGGATCTCGACGGGTACGAGCGAGGGTATCTTGTGCCGTTTGACGCACAGGTTAACAATGCCACGAAGTCGATCACGGTTGAGCACTTAAAAGAATTTACGAGGCGTTCGGCTTCCAAACACACGCTTCTGATTCTCGATGCGCCGGTGTTCGGATGGGAGACCACTGAGCCGCCTGGCTTTTCAGCAGAAGGACGGCTGGCTCCAGAATCGGATACGGAACGACGCGCGGTCCAAGTCATCAGTGCAGCAGGCAAGGGAGAGGCCGCCGTTCGTGTTGAGAAGAGCAGTCGCTTTGTGCAGACACTATTGATCGGGCTGTCTGGTGTTGCCGATCTGGACGGAAACGGCTGGCTCATGGCTTCCGAGTTGGGGACCTATGTGGTTCGACAGGTTGAGGCGGTCTCCAATGGGACGCAACATCCAGTGAGCCTCCGCATCGACGGCGACGGAGACACCGCGTTGGTCGAGGGGCGGAGGTCGGCGTTTACGCTTGGCGCCGGTCCACAGACTCCTTCCGAACGGCAACGGGAGGCGAAGGCTCAATACGAACGTGCCTTTGCGCTGCTGCAGGAAGGGAAGTCCGCGGACGAAGCGTTGGAACGTCTGGATCGAGCGATCGGCTACGATCCAGCCTACGGCAATGCGTATGTTCTGAAGAGTTATATTCGATTGGAAATCGTGCCGAATCTCGACGAGGCGTTAGCCGCCGGCCTCCTTGCGGTGAAACACGCTTCGGAAAACCCCGATTCGTTCTATACACTGGGATTGGTTCATGAAAAACGCGGCGAATTTGCGGAAGCTGAAGCGGCTCTCCGACAAGCCCTGCGAGTGAACAACGCGTACCAGGATGTTTACTTCACATTGGGGACGCTGTATGCCGATCATCTCAATGACCAGGCGAAGTCGGTGGAGGCGTTTCGCCGATACTTGGAGCTGGGTGGCACCCATGCTCGCGCCCGAGCCACTGTCAGTCAAGCCGATCGCACTCCAGCGCCGTAG
- the acs gene encoding acetate--CoA ligase encodes MSEKIETLLKESRTYQPTAKTIAAARIKDYETEYKKSIADPEAFWDREAKELEWFSPWGKVLEWNYPWAKWFVGARCNIAYNCLDRHVKTWRKNKVALIWVGENDQERIFTYAELYRQVNRCANALKKLGLRQGDRVTIYLPKIPEQVIAMLACARIGVIHSVVYSGFSAPALASRINDAEAKLVITADVGFDRGKTIQLKTVVDEAVKTCPTIDHVVVVRREVQGPALSAQKEIDWKEWIECERPVCEAEQLDAEAPLYILYTSGTTGKPKGVVHVHGGYMVGTYTTTKYVFDLKEDDVYFCVADPGWVTGHSYIVYGPLLNGATILTAEGKPDHPNPGRWWDLIERYGVSIFYTTPTAIRLLMRYGEDWPKKFDLSTLRILGSVGEPINPEAWEWYHRVTGGDKPIMDTWWQTETGSILITPLPTVPLKPGSATRPFLGIEADVVDREGNSLPANAGGFAVIKKPWPSMMRTIYKDPERYETYWHTIPNCYTAGDVCHKDSDGYLWFMGRADDVIKVAGNRLGTAEVESALVSHPAVAEAAVIGKPHKTVGESIKAFIILKQGEEESPALIKSIKDQVLKELGKIGVPSEIDIVSSLPKTRSGKIMRRVLKAKELGQDPGDISTIEE; translated from the coding sequence ATGAGCGAAAAGATTGAGACCCTGTTGAAGGAGAGTCGGACGTACCAGCCCACCGCCAAGACAATAGCCGCAGCCCGTATCAAAGACTACGAAACCGAGTACAAGAAATCCATCGCCGACCCTGAAGCGTTTTGGGACCGTGAAGCCAAGGAACTGGAGTGGTTTTCTCCTTGGGGAAAAGTGCTGGAGTGGAACTATCCATGGGCCAAATGGTTTGTCGGCGCACGATGCAATATCGCCTATAACTGCCTGGACCGGCATGTCAAAACCTGGCGCAAGAACAAAGTGGCCCTGATCTGGGTGGGGGAAAACGATCAAGAACGCATCTTCACCTATGCCGAACTGTACCGACAGGTGAACCGTTGCGCCAACGCCCTCAAAAAACTTGGCCTCCGGCAAGGCGATCGTGTCACCATCTATTTGCCGAAAATCCCCGAACAAGTCATCGCCATGCTGGCCTGCGCCAGAATCGGCGTGATCCACAGCGTCGTCTATTCAGGATTCAGCGCCCCCGCCCTTGCCAGCCGCATCAACGATGCAGAAGCCAAGCTGGTGATTACGGCTGATGTCGGGTTCGACCGCGGCAAGACCATCCAATTAAAAACCGTGGTGGACGAAGCCGTCAAAACCTGCCCGACGATCGACCATGTGGTGGTCGTACGCCGCGAAGTCCAAGGTCCAGCCCTTTCCGCCCAAAAGGAAATCGACTGGAAGGAGTGGATTGAATGTGAGCGACCGGTGTGTGAAGCGGAACAACTGGATGCCGAAGCCCCGCTGTATATCCTCTACACGTCCGGAACAACCGGGAAACCCAAGGGGGTCGTCCATGTCCATGGCGGGTACATGGTCGGCACCTATACGACGACGAAGTATGTGTTCGACCTCAAAGAGGATGACGTGTACTTCTGCGTGGCAGATCCGGGATGGGTCACAGGTCACAGCTATATCGTCTACGGTCCGCTCCTCAATGGCGCCACGATTCTGACCGCGGAAGGGAAACCCGACCATCCGAATCCCGGACGCTGGTGGGATCTCATTGAACGGTATGGAGTCTCGATTTTCTATACGACCCCGACCGCCATACGACTGCTGATGCGCTACGGCGAAGACTGGCCGAAAAAATTCGACCTCTCGACGCTTCGTATTCTCGGGAGCGTCGGAGAACCGATCAACCCGGAAGCCTGGGAATGGTATCACCGCGTGACGGGCGGGGACAAACCCATCATGGACACCTGGTGGCAAACAGAAACGGGATCGATCTTGATTACCCCGCTTCCCACCGTGCCGCTGAAACCCGGCTCGGCCACGCGCCCATTCCTTGGCATTGAAGCCGATGTCGTCGATCGCGAGGGTAACAGCCTCCCCGCGAACGCCGGTGGCTTTGCCGTCATCAAAAAACCATGGCCCTCCATGATGCGGACCATCTACAAGGACCCTGAACGGTACGAAACCTATTGGCATACGATTCCCAACTGCTATACAGCCGGGGATGTCTGTCACAAAGACTCGGACGGCTACCTCTGGTTCATGGGTCGGGCGGATGATGTGATCAAGGTCGCGGGTAATCGGCTTGGCACGGCCGAAGTGGAAAGCGCATTGGTCAGCCATCCCGCCGTCGCAGAAGCGGCGGTCATCGGAAAACCACACAAAACAGTCGGTGAATCCATCAAGGCCTTCATCATCTTGAAACAGGGAGAGGAGGAAAGTCCGGCCTTGATCAAATCGATCAAAGATCAAGTCTTGAAAGAGCTGGGGAAGATCGGCGTCCCCTCTGAAATTGACATCGTGTCGTCCCTGCCGAAAACTCGATCCGGGAAAATCATGCGCCGCGTGCTCAAAGCGAAAGAACTTGGACAAGACCCAGGGGATATTTCAACCATCGAGGAGTGA
- a CDS encoding helix-turn-helix domain-containing protein — protein MRIQSVTHNNRKKAFHVKASKKTFYFPYSKVDPQPTLDDPIVQLEVDKELGREGFTYRLESGKEGTVHSEQVLEYNQDPRYLRNALLYKLTIELQKRVKASALSKREMIRRLGTSATQFYRLLDQTNYCKSIDQLLSLLHVLDCDVDLLVRTKTASGKAA, from the coding sequence ATGAGAATCCAATCCGTGACTCATAATAACCGAAAAAAAGCGTTCCACGTGAAGGCGTCGAAGAAGACGTTCTACTTTCCCTATTCCAAGGTTGATCCTCAACCGACCCTCGACGATCCGATTGTGCAGCTTGAAGTCGACAAGGAGCTGGGACGAGAAGGGTTCACATATAGGCTGGAATCAGGCAAGGAAGGAACTGTCCATAGCGAGCAAGTGTTGGAGTACAACCAGGATCCACGCTACTTACGGAATGCGCTCCTGTACAAGTTGACCATTGAGTTGCAGAAACGAGTCAAGGCGAGTGCTTTATCGAAGCGTGAAATGATCAGGCGGCTTGGAACATCAGCCACACAGTTCTATCGTCTGCTCGATCAGACAAACTACTGCAAGTCCATCGATCAGTTGCTGTCCTTACTGCATGTCTTGGATTGTGACGTAGATCTCCTGGTGCGAACGAAGACTGCGTCAGGGAAGGCTGCATAA
- a CDS encoding riboflavin synthase, translating to MFSGIVEEMGAVTVLRKTLAGARLTILASTVLDDLKIGDSVSVNGICLTVVSRSERDFSVEVSPETLSVTTLGGFAVGMPVNLERAMKLNERIGGHLVAGHVDGVGVIRNRQQDSNAILFTIGAPPEILRYCVTKGSITVDGISLTINAMTEQGFSVAIIPHTAKVTILGLKQVNDPVNLESDLIGKYVERLLQERGQLPKSTISIDTEYLQKRGLI from the coding sequence ATGTTCTCCGGCATTGTCGAAGAAATGGGCGCCGTGACCGTTCTGAGAAAAACGCTTGCGGGAGCCAGGCTCACGATTCTGGCCTCGACAGTGCTGGACGACCTGAAGATCGGTGACAGCGTGAGCGTGAATGGAATCTGCCTCACGGTCGTCTCGAGAAGCGAGCGCGACTTTTCCGTGGAGGTCTCGCCTGAAACACTCTCGGTGACGACGCTCGGAGGATTCGCTGTGGGAATGCCGGTCAATCTCGAAAGGGCTATGAAGCTCAATGAGCGCATCGGCGGGCATCTGGTGGCTGGTCATGTGGATGGAGTGGGTGTCATTCGCAACCGGCAGCAAGACAGCAATGCCATCCTGTTCACCATCGGAGCGCCTCCGGAGATCCTGCGCTATTGTGTCACAAAGGGCTCCATTACGGTCGATGGCATCAGCCTCACAATCAATGCGATGACCGAGCAGGGGTTCAGCGTGGCCATCATTCCACACACGGCGAAGGTGACGATCCTTGGCCTCAAGCAGGTGAATGATCCCGTCAATCTTGAATCTGACCTCATCGGCAAGTATGTCGAGCGTCTGCTCCAAGAGCGCGGCCAACTTCCTAAATCCACCATCAGTATCGATACAGAGTACCTGCAGAAGCGGGGGTTGATCTGA
- a CDS encoding MFS transporter — protein sequence MTTSRSFALICTVGIFCFISYNMVRMPALSLFAESLGASPERIGLIVSVSTLTGVLLKLPSGALSDIYGRRVLLRIGVVAFGLPPFLYPFITNLDALTVLRFMHGLATAIFAPSALATVAELYRERRGAALGTYTACTQSGSLLGPFLGGYLIHAAGFSTAFVTAGVFGCIGMALFYSLHLDVSVPQRKEQGTAVVLSEMWKGFAAVAKNNKVLITSMTDAAKMIANGALMAFLPLYGVSAGLNPGEVGLLFSVQACTSFFSKPIMGRISDRVGRQPLIMLGLLICAGTFVCIPYVALFPVLLLLSAGFGFGEAVVSSSSSALVADSSEFKTLGAGMGMQGTIMDIGHASGPLLAGLLIANLSYPMAFAVIAGIQLTAAGVFWVAMKRM from the coding sequence ATGACGACATCCCGCAGTTTCGCGCTGATCTGCACGGTCGGCATCTTTTGCTTCATCAGCTACAACATGGTGCGGATGCCCGCACTCTCTTTGTTCGCCGAATCGCTCGGCGCGAGCCCAGAACGGATCGGTCTGATCGTATCCGTTTCGACCTTAACAGGCGTCTTGCTGAAGCTACCTTCCGGCGCCCTCTCCGACATCTACGGACGGCGTGTCTTGCTGCGGATCGGCGTGGTGGCGTTCGGGCTGCCGCCGTTTCTCTACCCCTTCATTACGAACCTGGATGCGCTGACGGTCTTACGGTTCATGCATGGGTTGGCGACGGCCATCTTCGCCCCGAGCGCCCTCGCCACCGTGGCGGAGCTCTATCGGGAACGGCGTGGCGCGGCGCTTGGGACCTATACGGCCTGCACGCAGTCCGGCTCTCTCCTGGGCCCCTTTCTCGGTGGGTACCTCATCCATGCGGCAGGATTCTCCACGGCGTTTGTCACGGCCGGTGTCTTCGGCTGCATCGGCATGGCGTTGTTCTATAGTCTTCATCTCGATGTCTCGGTGCCGCAAAGAAAGGAACAGGGGACGGCTGTGGTGCTGTCCGAAATGTGGAAGGGATTTGCCGCCGTCGCCAAAAACAACAAAGTCCTGATCACCAGCATGACCGACGCCGCCAAGATGATTGCGAATGGAGCCCTGATGGCCTTTTTGCCCTTGTACGGGGTCTCAGCGGGATTGAATCCCGGCGAAGTCGGTCTGTTGTTTTCCGTCCAAGCCTGCACGTCGTTCTTTTCCAAACCGATCATGGGACGGATTTCAGATCGAGTCGGTCGCCAGCCGCTGATCATGCTTGGCCTACTTATTTGCGCCGGAACCTTTGTCTGCATCCCATATGTCGCGCTGTTTCCCGTCTTGCTCCTGCTGTCGGCGGGATTCGGCTTCGGTGAAGCGGTCGTATCCTCGTCCTCCTCGGCGCTGGTCGCCGACAGCTCCGAGTTTAAGACGCTCGGAGCCGGGATGGGGATGCAGGGGACGATTATGGATATCGGGCACGCGAGTGGACCGTTGCTGGCCGGACTCTTGATTGCGAACCTGAGTTATCCGATGGCCTTTGCCGTGATCGCGGGGATACAACTGACGGCGGCGGGTGTATTCTGGGTGGCGATGAAACGAATGTAG